The DNA region GGCGGCGGTCCATGCGGCTTTCGCTGCGCTCAGGGTTTGTTCCGACGGCGCGGCCAGCAGCGCATCGACCGCCGCCTTCAGCGCTTCGGCGGTCGTCAGGCTGTCGCCATAGGCCGCCAGCGCGATATCCGCATAATGGGAAACGACAGCTTCCGGCGTGGCGTCTGCGGTCTGAGCATTGGTCGCCGTAGCGCAAAGAAGCGATGCCGCAAGCGGCAATACGAACTGTTTCATCGACGTTTTCCCGTCCCTGTCATCCGGCGTTGTCGGCAGAATGAGCTTGCGAGGCTCAAATTGTCAAACCGTTTCTGTCGGGAAATCCGCGTCAAACTTCCACGTGACAGGACAGGTTCGACCCAGTTGGCATGTTGTATCCCAGGATCCCCCTTCGGCGCGGGCGGTCGCCGCGCCGAAGGGGGATCTAGGGCCGGGGCGTGGCGAAAAGCGCAATCAGCCCGTCTGCGATGGCCCCTCCGCCAGATCAGGACATCATGCCAGCCAGCATGTTCGCGCCAGGCCACGTCATAATCTCGGAGCCGCAAGGTGTCGCGCAGGCTCTGCGAGGTTTCCAGAATGCCGCCCGTACCTCCACGCGCCGCTTCGAACACGCCGGTAGAAAGGAAGAACCGGATCGGCAGCTTCTCGACTTACGCGAATTCGGCGGCGACATAGGGCATCCCGTCGGTCTTGGTGCCGGGTGGCGCCCCCCAGAACGATCCCGACAACGAGATGGCATCTGGGTCCGCGCCCTTTCCCGTCGAAGATCAGCACCATCACCAGATCGGGATCGGCGGGATCGAGATCGCGCGGATGGGCCAGCGTTATCTCGCGGCTGTTCCCAAGCCTCGCGCTTTCGAAGGTGAAGGTTCCTGTCACCGGGTTCGCCACGGGCAAGGATGGCGGTTCAATGGGTCACTCTCTGCGGTCGCAAGGATCGCGACCCGCCGGGCACGGGCGTTGAACGGCAGCTCGGGCACATCGGGCGCCAGGCGGCGATAAGACTGGCGCAGACAGTCGGGAACAAGGAAGCTCTTGAACCAGACATCGCTGTTGCCCAGGCGTTCGAGCCGTTCGTGGTGGTTCGAAGGTCCGCCCAGCAGGCGCACGTTTCGCCTGGCGCCGCGCCACAGGAAGGTGACGATGGCCTGACCGTCGTCCAATGGCTCGACCAGCGGCGTGCCCGCTCGTTCCATCTCGGCCCGGAATGCATCCGTGCCGTCACCCCTGGCAAGCGTGCTTGCAAGCGCCCCGAGCCGCGGGGTCAGATAGTCGGGCCCTGTCGCTACCTGCCTGTCGGGCGGGACAATCTGGTCGATCCTCACGGCCACGAAATCGGCCTGCGTCGCGGCCGAAAGTGCGATCCTTAGGCGAGGCCCTTCGGTGACGTCGTGAACCCTAGATCGAGGCCGGAGTTTCCTCGATCGGCGTGCTGGTCTTGGTTCCTGCAGTGCTGCTGCTTGCGACGTAGCCCTGCGCCGCTTCCGCCGAAAGCGTAACCTCGTCCAGTTCCACCGTCGAGACGTCCTGAGACAGGTCAGTCGTCGGCAGGCCAGGGCTGAGCGCAGTTGTCATCAAAAGGCGTCCGCCGAGGCTGCGCCCCATTCTGCTTCCAGCCATCATCATGTCCATTTTGGCGCGGACGGGCTGGATGA from Paracoccus sp. MBLB3053 includes:
- a CDS encoding enterochelin esterase domain-containing protein, with amino-acid sequence MAVRIDQIVPPDRQVATGPDYLTPRLGALASTLARGDGTDAFRAEMERAGTPLVEPLDDGQAIVTFLWRGARRNVRLLGGPSNHHERLERLGNSDVWFKSFLVPDCLRQSYRRLAPDVPELPFNARARRVAILATAESDPLNRHPCPWRTR